One Portunus trituberculatus isolate SZX2019 chromosome 7, ASM1759143v1, whole genome shotgun sequence genomic window carries:
- the LOC123498547 gene encoding uncharacterized protein LOC123498547, with protein MGEEFTAQVSHTMQHDECPQLFTKVGDACVSVFYPGNLTWGEAHQFCHTIGGELLNLNRDYAFYATLVQHLKQDQMTADFWLGGTRQNETSPWIWLDRSPIDVSLPYWAVRYAEGCTPRLVESVLNNATRLANQGHCYHFNRAPSEPMAGQCLALTYESYFQMSDENCLTYKSPLCIMEKHVD; from the exons ATGGGCGAGGAGTTCACAGCGCAGGTCAGCCACACCATGCAGCACGATGAGTGCCCGCAGCTGTTCACCAAAGTCGGGGATGCGTGTGTCTCCGTGTTCTACCCTGGcaat CTGACGTGGGGCGAGGCTCACCAGTTCTGTCACACCATCGGAGGGGAACTGCTCAACCTGAACCGCGACTACGCCTTCTACGCCACCCTCGTGCAGCACCTCAAGcaggacc AGATGACCGCTGACTTCTGGCTGGGAGGGACAAGGCAGAACGAAACCTCTCCTTGGATCTGGCTGGACCGTTCCCCCATTGACGTCAGCCTCCCCTACTGGGCCGTCAG GTACGCCGAGGGATGCACACCACGGCTGGTAGAGAGTGTCCTGAACAACGCAACACGTCTCGCCAACCAGGGGCACTGCTACCACTTCAACAGGGCCCCCTCTGAGCCCATGGCGGGACAGTGTCTGGCCCTCACCTACGAGAGCTACTTCCAGATGTCAGACGAGAACTGCCTCACCTACAAGAGCCCGCTGTGTATCATGGAGAAGCACGTGGACTAG